Below is a window of Poecilia reticulata strain Guanapo linkage group LG8, Guppy_female_1.0+MT, whole genome shotgun sequence DNA.
TTATGATCTACCTTAGATGCATTATGTACAAACCTTACCCAAAACCCTTACAATGATTGcttaacacaaaacaaatgctagcatatgcttaaaaaaaaaaaaaaaactactgccTTAGATTTAACACCTTCCACATCCCAGTGCAGCCTCATGTGCACCAGCGGTCATGCATCTGTGTTTGATTGCATGCCAAGAAAGCATGCATGCACGCAGATCAAAGCTAAACCACCTGAATGTCCTTTTGTGTTTACTGTTGCAGGCCCCCTCAGGTTCCGCCTCAATGCAAATCGACGGTATGTCtcagcattttctgtttcacataATATAAGGTCTTGAGGTCTATTCTTCTGACCGGGAAACAATGTGTCTTACCGTCACACAGGAAGCCCTCCGCCGGATACTACAGACCCCGAGGGTCGGCTTCTTCCATCCAAACCGGTTGCGCATCTCACAGGTGAAACCAGCAAWTTTGSACCTTCTTCTAATGAAATGTTCGATTTTTCAAACCAAGAACAAAAACGTTTCTCTAAACATTGCTCGTGTTTTGKTCATTAGACGGCCAAGACGTCCRTCACGRCTCACACGTCATGGCATGGAGCGAGATCGCAGAGCCTCTCCTCTATGAAATGACATACGAAGACAAAAAACTCATCATCCAGAAAGAGGGATACTACTACATCTATTCCAAGGTCTACTTCTCACTAGGTGGTGCTTTTTACCAYTCTGTGGAGATGCAAACTAAAAAGTATGCCGGAACCGGCATCCCCCTCCTGCAGGCCAGAGAGTATTCGTCAAAGAAAGACAAAGGAGCCCAGAGTTATTCCAACAGTTTCCTAGCCGGGGTGTTTTACCTGTCCCAAAATGATGCTATCTATGTAAATGTCAGCAGCACGACACAGATYATCAGATACAAATCTTATGAGAATGTGTTTGGTGCATTTATGATATAGATATCAGACCGACAGGCGATTAAAAAAGAGAGTTTACAACTCTTCTCAGggacattttgtctttttataccTGATCGAAAGGCATTGTAAAAGCAAAAGTGTTGAAGACGTTTTTATCTACTTCAAATCAAAACTTCGAAAGCTGATTAAAGATTTAACTGTTGTGTTGCTAAATTTTATTTACTAACATAAACAAGGATGgtgcactttttattttattttaccgcTTCAAAAAatgatgattatttatttattcctttcgTATATATAACTGTGTTAACAGTGCTGTgtttatacaaaaacaaaatgcaataaagtctatattgaacaaataaaagtttgtcttTCTGCAGTTGAATTCATTTCCTGTCATATCAGGCGAGGCTGAGCAAAAGGCAGAAATGGTCTCAGTAATAGAAAATGTGTCACCCACTCTCTCCAACCACAAAGTGTACATATTGGGTTTTTTGTTATCACCACTTCAACACGTTAACCTAAAATGCCATCAGCAGCTGAACGTTTTCTGGTGAAAAGTGCAGaagtaaaatttgaaaaaacaaattagcttcgatccaggtttttattattttatttttttgggggggtttggGGGGTTGTGTGCGTCCAGTTTATGCTCTTTGCTCAAAAACTGGATGCGTTCTTGTTGACTGTAAACTTCCAAATGAGCAATTTCAATTCATGACTTGATGACAAATTCGCTTACTTGGtttgtacaaacaaaaaaaaaaagaaagccccATCCCTCTTTGAAGTGCATTTTTTCGCTCTTCATATCTCTCAGTCACTCTTACTCTTTCCCTTCATTTGTGACGGTTCGCAGAAGCCTTATGAAAACACCCACTGACTTGTGTATTTGTAAACTGAGGAGGAAGTGGTGGTGGGGGCCGCTGGGGAGGGGAGAGGAGCGGggcagagaggagggaggggcGGGGTTGTCAGTAGCAGAATGCCTGACTCACTTTCCAACCCCAGACCTGGAGCACGGTGGCTGATAAAGACGCACTGTCGCAGACTGAGTGTGTATCTACGCGAGAGAACGATGGTGGGCGTGAGCCTCAAATTAATTTCCCCTCAGCCGCTCTGTGtggatttatgttttgttgaaaTCAGAAAAGCACTTCCCATCACTTCCCTTCCAGACCCTGACTGGAGAGAAAGGTGCCAAACCCGATCCGACCAGTTAACAACTCATGTGTGTGCGYGYGYgtgtgtgtgtgtgtgtgtgtgtgtgtgtgtgcgtgcgcgcgtgtgtttGGCCCTTACCGATGCTTCTGCACTGTCGTCTTGTGTGTTCTGTCGTCTTGTGTGTTCAAGAATGAGTCATCATGTTCCAGCGCTGACTGTCCTGTGAGGTGTGCGGCTCTAGTGTCTCAAAGGAGGGGGTGATGTGCTGTGCGGTTTGCATTCATGCCACATCATCATTAAACTCTMAACCAGATCTGACTTTTACAGAGAATTTGC
It encodes the following:
- the LOC103468777 gene encoding tumor necrosis factor ligand superfamily member 14, whose translation is MFFNFKSGVGGMSHDGVPSAFVVDTHATRPAVPPRLGKQKKQSGAAQTLLFILVALALLGVFFEAVFIYRLYQSEYAPSGSASMQIDGSPPPDTTDPEGRLLPSKPVAHLTDGQDVXHXSHVMAWSEIAEPLLYEMTYEDKKLIIQKEGYYYIYSKVYFSLGGAFYHSVEMQTKKYAGTGIPLLQAREYSSKKDKGAQSYSNSFLAGVFYLSQNDAIYVNVSSTTQIIRYKSYENVFGAFMI